A genomic segment from Bacillus cereus G9842 encodes:
- a CDS encoding TVP38/TMEM64 family protein has translation MDFQTIKEYFSPENMDHIVESYKAFGPLLGIGLPMIEALIPALPLIVFVLANAVAFGFWLGFLYSWLGSVMGALLVFFIIRHFGRSRFFSFVNKHERVRKAMGWIERKGFAPIFVIFCFPFTPSALINVVAGLSRISVKQFGLALAFGKLVMIFILTYIGHDLMSFIHNPVKSVIVAIGIFILWYVGKKIEVKLELH, from the coding sequence ATGGATTTTCAGACAATCAAAGAGTATTTTTCACCAGAAAATATGGATCATATTGTTGAGAGTTATAAAGCGTTCGGACCACTTCTTGGTATTGGTTTACCGATGATAGAGGCGTTGATTCCAGCATTACCGCTTATTGTATTTGTACTGGCGAATGCTGTTGCATTTGGCTTTTGGCTCGGTTTTCTTTATTCATGGCTTGGATCAGTAATGGGTGCATTACTTGTCTTTTTCATCATCCGCCATTTTGGTCGCAGTCGTTTCTTTTCGTTTGTAAATAAGCATGAGAGAGTAAGAAAAGCAATGGGGTGGATTGAAAGGAAAGGATTCGCACCGATTTTTGTTATATTTTGTTTTCCGTTTACACCGTCAGCGCTAATAAATGTTGTCGCTGGTTTATCACGAATTAGTGTAAAACAGTTTGGGCTAGCGTTAGCATTCGGAAAACTTGTGATGATTTTTATTTTAACGTATATCGGTCATGATTTAATGTCATTTATTCATAATCCGGTGAAATCAGTCATTGTAGCGATTGGTATTTTTATTTTATGGTATGTCGGTAAGAAAATTGAAGTAAAGTTAGAACTACATTAA
- a CDS encoding spore germination protein GerPE, protein MLHHVSIVQNVSIISLGITAVFQVGDANQMELKSRALAVHREIPCYIRGEGRFDAFEIFTDEHITIPKRTTDVKLNIVNECPFIEVNNVELRTLLNSGCFQIGNVDYGFNNSRIMQIRQYITDEPSAQ, encoded by the coding sequence ATGTTGCATCATGTGTCCATTGTCCAAAATGTTTCTATTATTTCTTTAGGGATTACTGCCGTATTTCAAGTTGGAGATGCAAACCAAATGGAATTAAAAAGTAGAGCTCTTGCCGTCCACCGTGAAATTCCTTGTTATATAAGGGGAGAAGGTCGCTTTGATGCTTTTGAAATCTTTACAGATGAACACATTACAATTCCAAAACGAACGACAGATGTAAAATTAAATATTGTAAATGAATGCCCTTTTATTGAAGTTAATAATGTTGAATTGCGGACACTTTTAAATTCTGGTTGCTTTCAAATTGGAAATGTTGATTATGGTTTTAATAACTCTCGTATTATGCAAATTCGCCAATATATTACGGATGAACCTTCCGCACAATAA
- the gerPD gene encoding spore germination protein GerPD translates to MNLNVVNRELKVGQIKMNGVSSSALFLIGDANLLILSSILDTPFETVTEGPFVPLVTDVPPTPG, encoded by the coding sequence ATGAACCTTAACGTTGTAAACCGTGAGTTAAAAGTCGGACAGATTAAAATGAACGGTGTATCGTCGTCCGCACTCTTTTTAATTGGAGATGCAAATCTCCTCATTCTATCTTCTATTCTCGATACACCATTTGAAACAGTTACAGAGGGTCCATTTGTACCATTAGTAACAGATGTCCCTCCTACTCCAGGTTAA
- a CDS encoding RNA polymerase alpha subunit C-terminal domain-containing protein, with translation MVTEKTLRTCEKGHEYYKSSDCPTCPTCEKEKKPKTGFLSLLSSPARNALEHHGIHTIEELSKYSEKEILKLHGMGPASMPKLRKALEERGLSFK, from the coding sequence ATGGTAACGGAAAAAACGTTAAGAACTTGTGAAAAAGGACATGAATACTACAAAAGTAGCGATTGCCCAACTTGCCCGACTTGTGAGAAAGAAAAGAAACCTAAAACAGGATTTCTTTCACTTCTTTCATCACCAGCACGAAATGCGCTAGAGCACCATGGAATTCACACGATAGAAGAACTATCCAAGTATAGTGAAAAAGAGATTTTAAAACTGCATGGTATGGGACCTGCGTCTATGCCGAAGCTTAGAAAGGCTTTGGAGGAGAGAGGGTTATCATTTAAATAA
- the lepB gene encoding signal peptidase I, with amino-acid sequence MKKTLKKEGIEWIRTILIGVLLAVFFRTFFFSTYVVEGKSMMPTLQDGNMLVVNKVSYQVGDLNRFDVVVFHANKKEDYVKRIIGLPGDHIEYKHDKLYINGQFIDEPYLEKYKKEINGRQLTGDFTLEELTKEKLVPPGFIFVVGDNRLGSWDSRHFGFVKADTVVGKVDLRYWPIQEVQTNFSKG; translated from the coding sequence ATGAAGAAAACTTTGAAAAAAGAAGGCATAGAGTGGATACGAACAATTTTAATTGGTGTATTATTAGCTGTATTTTTTCGAACGTTTTTCTTCTCAACGTATGTTGTAGAGGGGAAGTCAATGATGCCGACATTGCAAGATGGTAATATGCTCGTTGTAAATAAGGTGAGTTATCAAGTTGGGGACTTGAACAGATTTGACGTTGTGGTGTTTCATGCGAATAAAAAAGAGGACTATGTAAAACGAATTATCGGTTTACCTGGAGATCATATTGAATATAAGCATGATAAGTTATATATAAATGGACAATTTATTGATGAGCCGTATCTAGAGAAATATAAGAAAGAGATAAATGGAAGGCAACTAACAGGCGACTTTACATTAGAAGAGTTAACGAAAGAAAAGCTGGTGCCACCCGGGTTTATTTTTGTAGTAGGTGATAACCGGCTCGGGAGCTGGGATAGTAGACACTTTGGCTTTGTAAAAGCTGATACAGTCGTCGGTAAAGTTGATTTGCGATATTGGCCAATTCAAGAGGTGCAAACGAATTTTTCAAAAGGTTGA
- the addA gene encoding helicase-exonuclease AddAB subunit AddA yields MIENWPKKPEGSQWTDDQWKAVVANGRDILVAAAAGSGKTAVLVERIIKKIINEENPVDVDRLLVVTFTNAAAQEMKNRIGEALEKVLIDEPGSQHVRKQLSLLNKASISTIHSFCLQVIRGYYYMLDVDPRFRIANQTENELLKEEVLDDILEEEYGIEDNTIFFELVDRYTSDRSDDDLQRMILALHTESRAHPNPEKWLDKLVEAYDVEGKTIEDLVYASYLLEDVKFQLETAEQHIRKATELAMLPDGPAPRVETLQADVALLGTLSSAARESWTSVYEAMQNVSWQTLKRIKKSDYNEDVVKQVDSLRNKAKDEVKKLQEELFSRKPESFLRDFQDMHPVLEKLVQLVKVFTERFQAMKRDKGMVDFTDLEHFCLQILSEQSENGEMNPSAVAFQYRNKFTEVLVDEYQDTNFVQESIIKFVTKDSESEGNLFMVGDVKQSIYRFRLAEPGLFLGKYKRFTQEGLGGGMKIDLAKNFRSRHEVLAGTNFIFKQIMGEEVGEIDYDADAELKLGATYPEGEDVAAELLCIQQTEEEVIDGEEGAEVEKAQLEARLMAQRIKAMVDSGYEVYDRKTDSMRPVQYRDFVILLRSMPWAPQIMEELKLQGIPVYADLATGYFEATEVNIMMNVFRVIDNPMQDIPLAAVLRSPIVGLNDEDLATLRAHGKKGSFYEVMSSFLKGAPLEEEQELHEKLEWFYNLLQGWREFARQQSLSDLIWKVYGETGYYDFVGGLPAGKQRQANLRVLYDRARQYEATSFRGLFRFLRFIERILERGDDMGTARALGEQEDVVRIMTIHKSKGLEFPVVFVAGLGRRFNTQDLMKRFLLHKDFGFGSQFIDPRKRIKYTTLSQLAIKRKMKMELIAEEMRVLYVALTRAKEKLILIGTVKDANKEMEKWLDAREHSEWLLPDHIRAGASCYLDWIAPSLYRHRDSEMLLELGQGSIPDEIYGYDTNWKVEVVDGNTLLAPEPVQEEKQELLEALREKKAVPLQSERKEEVYDRLMWKYGYEDATSYRAKQSVTEIKRNYQSEEGSDNAFIKKLRTPIKTRPRFMEKKGLTYAERGTAVHAVMQHVDLKKPITVEVLQEQIAGMVNKELLTFEQAEEIAIEKVISFFDSDLGKRVLAAKSVEREVPFTMMLAAEEAYQDWQGKSEETILVQGVIDCMIEEEDGITLIDFKTDTIEGKFPGGFEQAKPILEDRYKVQLSLYAKALEKSLQHPVKEKCLYFFDGNHVVNIEE; encoded by the coding sequence ATGATAGAAAATTGGCCTAAAAAACCAGAAGGTAGTCAATGGACAGATGACCAGTGGAAAGCTGTTGTAGCGAACGGACGTGATATTTTAGTTGCGGCTGCAGCTGGATCAGGTAAAACAGCAGTATTAGTTGAACGTATTATTAAAAAGATTATTAATGAAGAGAATCCAGTCGATGTCGACCGCCTGCTCGTTGTAACATTTACAAATGCAGCAGCGCAAGAGATGAAAAATCGAATTGGGGAAGCGTTAGAAAAGGTATTAATTGATGAACCAGGCTCTCAGCATGTAAGAAAGCAACTGAGCCTATTAAATAAAGCTTCCATTTCAACAATTCACTCATTCTGTTTACAAGTAATTAGAGGATATTACTACATGCTGGATGTTGATCCTCGTTTCCGTATTGCGAATCAAACAGAAAATGAATTGTTAAAAGAAGAAGTGCTAGATGACATATTAGAAGAAGAGTACGGAATCGAAGATAATACAATCTTCTTTGAACTTGTTGATCGTTATACGAGTGACCGTAGTGATGATGACTTACAACGTATGATTTTAGCGCTTCATACAGAGTCAAGAGCGCATCCAAATCCGGAAAAATGGCTTGATAAATTAGTAGAAGCATATGACGTAGAAGGAAAGACAATTGAAGATTTAGTATATGCTTCTTATTTATTAGAAGATGTGAAATTCCAGCTTGAAACAGCGGAACAGCATATTCGTAAGGCAACTGAACTCGCAATGCTTCCTGACGGTCCAGCGCCTCGCGTTGAAACCCTGCAAGCAGATGTAGCATTACTTGGAACGTTATCATCAGCTGCTCGTGAGTCGTGGACAAGCGTGTATGAAGCGATGCAAAACGTATCGTGGCAAACGTTAAAGCGTATTAAGAAAAGTGATTACAATGAAGATGTTGTAAAACAAGTAGACTCTCTTCGTAATAAAGCGAAAGATGAAGTAAAGAAATTACAAGAAGAGTTATTTAGCCGCAAACCTGAAAGTTTCTTACGAGATTTTCAAGATATGCACCCAGTATTAGAAAAGCTTGTTCAACTTGTAAAAGTATTTACAGAGCGTTTCCAAGCGATGAAGCGAGATAAAGGAATGGTCGATTTCACAGATTTAGAGCATTTCTGTTTACAAATTTTAAGTGAACAAAGTGAAAATGGTGAAATGAATCCGTCAGCAGTGGCGTTCCAATATCGTAATAAATTTACTGAAGTATTAGTCGATGAATATCAAGATACGAACTTTGTACAGGAATCCATTATTAAATTCGTAACGAAAGATTCTGAGAGTGAAGGAAACTTGTTCATGGTTGGTGACGTAAAGCAGTCGATTTATCGTTTCCGACTAGCTGAACCAGGACTATTCCTAGGAAAGTATAAACGCTTCACACAAGAAGGATTGGGCGGCGGAATGAAGATTGACTTAGCGAAAAACTTCCGTAGTCGTCATGAAGTACTAGCAGGTACGAACTTCATTTTCAAACAAATTATGGGCGAAGAAGTTGGAGAGATTGACTACGATGCTGATGCTGAATTAAAACTAGGTGCTACCTATCCAGAAGGTGAAGATGTAGCGGCAGAATTACTCTGTATTCAGCAAACGGAAGAAGAAGTAATAGACGGTGAAGAAGGTGCAGAAGTCGAAAAAGCACAGCTTGAAGCTCGCCTTATGGCGCAGCGCATTAAAGCGATGGTTGATTCCGGTTATGAAGTGTATGACCGTAAAACGGATAGTATGCGTCCTGTACAATACCGCGACTTCGTTATTTTACTTCGCTCCATGCCGTGGGCGCCGCAAATTATGGAAGAGTTAAAATTGCAAGGAATTCCGGTATATGCTGACCTTGCGACTGGTTATTTTGAAGCAACGGAAGTAAATATTATGATGAACGTATTCCGCGTTATTGATAATCCGATGCAAGATATCCCGCTTGCAGCTGTACTTCGTTCCCCAATCGTTGGATTAAACGATGAAGACCTTGCGACGCTTCGTGCTCACGGAAAGAAAGGCTCGTTTTATGAAGTAATGAGCTCATTCTTAAAAGGTGCACCGCTTGAAGAGGAACAAGAACTTCATGAAAAACTAGAGTGGTTTTATAACTTACTGCAAGGATGGCGTGAATTTGCACGTCAACAATCACTTTCTGATTTAATTTGGAAAGTGTACGGCGAGACAGGTTATTACGACTTCGTTGGCGGTTTACCAGCTGGAAAGCAAAGGCAGGCAAACTTACGCGTACTATATGACCGTGCAAGACAATATGAAGCAACATCATTTAGAGGATTATTCCGCTTCTTACGTTTTATTGAACGTATTTTAGAACGCGGTGATGATATGGGGACGGCGAGGGCCCTCGGTGAACAAGAAGACGTTGTTCGCATCATGACGATCCATAAAAGTAAAGGGCTAGAGTTCCCGGTTGTATTTGTAGCTGGACTCGGCCGTCGTTTTAATACACAAGACTTAATGAAACGTTTCTTACTCCATAAAGATTTCGGTTTCGGTTCGCAATTTATCGATCCGCGTAAACGAATTAAATACACGACATTATCACAGCTTGCGATTAAACGTAAAATGAAAATGGAATTAATTGCGGAAGAAATGCGCGTACTATACGTAGCGTTGACGCGTGCGAAAGAGAAGTTAATTTTAATCGGAACAGTTAAGGATGCAAATAAGGAGATGGAAAAATGGCTTGATGCGAGGGAACATAGTGAATGGTTATTACCGGATCACATACGTGCCGGAGCGTCTTGTTATTTAGACTGGATTGCACCTTCATTATATAGACACCGTGATAGTGAAATGCTTCTTGAATTAGGACAAGGAAGTATTCCAGATGAAATTTACGGGTATGACACGAACTGGAAAGTAGAAGTTGTGGACGGTAACACGCTACTTGCACCAGAGCCAGTTCAAGAAGAGAAACAAGAATTGTTAGAAGCGCTTCGTGAGAAAAAGGCTGTTCCCCTGCAAAGTGAACGGAAAGAAGAAGTGTACGACAGATTAATGTGGAAGTACGGATATGAGGATGCAACATCTTATCGTGCGAAGCAATCTGTTACAGAAATAAAGAGAAATTATCAATCTGAAGAAGGTAGCGATAATGCCTTTATTAAAAAACTACGTACGCCAATTAAAACACGTCCGCGCTTTATGGAGAAAAAAGGATTAACGTACGCAGAGCGTGGAACAGCAGTCCATGCCGTTATGCAGCATGTTGATTTGAAGAAGCCGATTACGGTTGAAGTTCTGCAAGAGCAAATTGCTGGAATGGTAAATAAGGAATTATTAACATTCGAGCAGGCGGAAGAAATAGCGATTGAAAAAGTAATTTCATTCTTTGACAGTGATTTAGGTAAAAGGGTACTAGCGGCGAAAAGTGTTGAGCGTGAAGTGCCATTTACGATGATGCTTGCAGCAGAAGAAGCATATCAAGATTGGCAAGGGAAGAGTGAAGAAACGATTCTTGTCCAAGGGGTTATCGACTGCATGATTGAAGAGGAAGACGGCATTACGTTAATCGACTTCAAAACAGATACGATTGAAGGGAAATTCCCAGGCGGATTCGAACAAGCAAAACCAATTTTAGAAGATCGATATAAAGTACAGCTTTCGTTATATGCAAAAGCGCTGGAGAAAAGCTTACAACATCCTGTGAAAGAGAAATGTTTATACTTCTTTGATGGGAATCATGTTGTAAATATTGAGGAATAG
- the addB gene encoding helicase-exonuclease AddAB subunit AddB: MSLRFVIGRAGSGKSTLCLREVQEELKQRPRGKTILYLVPEQMTFQTQQALIGSEDVRGSIRAQVFSFSRLAWKVLQEVGGASRLHIDEAGVHMLLRKIVESRKDGLSVFQKAAEQNGFFEHLGSMIAEFKRYNVTPSNVYEMWQQLDAHSSSAEQKLLANKVYDLQLLYDDFERALIGKYLDSEDYLQLLVEKLPQSEYVNGAEIYIDGFHSFSPQELEIVRQLMICGARVTITLTIDEKTLAQPVNELDLFYETTLTYEKIKQVAREEKIEIEKTIPLMEQPRFHSPALAHLEAHYEARPNEKFNGQASVTISTAANLRAEVEGVAREIRKLVANEKYRYRDIAVLLRNGESYYDVMRTLFTDYNIPHFIDEKRPMSHHPLVECIRSALEIISGNWRYDAVFRCVKTELLYPLDVRKETMREEMDKFENYCLAYGVQGKRWTSEDPWMYRRYRSLDDTNGMITDSEREMEEKINRLRDVVRTPVIRMQKRLKRAGTVMQMCEVVYLFLEELDVPKKLEELRIRAEESGDFLFATDHEQVWEEVMSLLDTFVEMLGEEKMSLSMFTDVMSTGLEALQFANIPPSLDQVLIANIDHSRLSDVKATFIIGVNEGVIPAAPMDEGMLSDEEREVLGAAGIELAPTTRQTLLEEQFVMYQMVTRASERLYISCPLADEEGKTLLASSFIKKIKRMFPNVKDSFITNDVNDLSRSEQISYVATPEVTLSYVMQQLQTWKRYGFEGNLDFWWDVYNFYVTSDEWKQKSSRVLSSLFYRNRAKKLSTAVSRDLYGDIIKGSVSRMELFNRCAYAHFAQHGLSLRERDIFKLDAPDIGELFHAALKKIADKLLRENRTWSDLSIKECEHLSVLVIEEIAPLLQRQILLSSNRHFYLKQKLQQIIFRTSIILREHAKSSGFVPVDLEVPFGMGGTGSLPPMEFSLPNGVKMEVVGRIDRVDKAEDENGTFLRIIDYKSSSKALDLTEVYYGLALQMLTYLDVVTSNAQMWMKKGQAASPAGVLYFHIHNPIVEMKGDASEAEIEKEILKKFKMKGLVLGDADVVRLMDNKLSTGSSDIISAGLKKDGSFSARSSIASEQEFNVLQKYVHHTFENIGKDITEGVIDIAPYKMGNKAACTFCNFKSVCQFDESLEDNQFRTLKDMKDSEAMEKIREEVGGE; this comes from the coding sequence ATGTCACTTCGATTTGTGATTGGTAGAGCGGGAAGTGGAAAAAGTACACTTTGTTTACGCGAAGTGCAAGAAGAGTTAAAACAACGCCCGAGAGGGAAAACAATATTATATCTTGTGCCAGAACAGATGACATTCCAGACGCAGCAGGCGTTAATTGGAAGTGAGGATGTAAGAGGTTCTATTCGGGCACAAGTTTTTAGTTTTTCACGATTAGCGTGGAAGGTACTACAAGAAGTTGGCGGAGCGAGTCGTCTTCATATTGATGAAGCGGGTGTACATATGTTACTCCGTAAAATTGTAGAGTCTCGTAAAGATGGATTATCGGTGTTCCAAAAAGCAGCGGAGCAAAACGGTTTCTTTGAACATCTTGGCAGTATGATTGCAGAGTTTAAACGTTACAATGTAACGCCATCTAACGTATATGAAATGTGGCAACAATTGGATGCGCATAGTAGCAGTGCCGAACAAAAGTTACTAGCGAATAAAGTGTATGATTTACAGCTATTATACGATGATTTTGAACGTGCTTTAATTGGAAAATATTTAGATTCAGAAGACTACCTGCAATTGCTAGTGGAAAAGCTTCCGCAGTCTGAATATGTAAATGGTGCGGAAATTTATATAGATGGATTTCATTCATTCTCCCCGCAAGAGTTAGAGATTGTAAGACAGCTTATGATTTGCGGAGCGAGAGTTACGATCACGTTAACGATAGATGAAAAAACGTTAGCACAGCCAGTAAATGAACTCGATTTATTTTATGAAACGACGTTAACGTATGAAAAAATCAAACAAGTAGCGCGTGAAGAGAAAATAGAAATTGAAAAAACAATTCCACTTATGGAACAGCCGCGTTTTCATTCTCCGGCATTAGCGCATTTAGAAGCTCATTATGAAGCGCGTCCGAATGAAAAATTTAACGGTCAAGCGAGTGTAACGATTAGCACAGCTGCGAATTTACGAGCGGAGGTAGAAGGTGTTGCTCGTGAAATTCGTAAACTTGTTGCGAATGAAAAATATCGTTACCGAGATATTGCAGTGCTTCTTCGTAATGGGGAAAGTTATTACGATGTGATGCGCACGTTATTTACAGATTACAATATCCCGCACTTCATCGATGAAAAGCGTCCGATGTCACACCACCCATTAGTAGAATGTATTCGTTCTGCACTCGAGATTATTAGTGGGAATTGGCGTTATGATGCGGTGTTCCGCTGCGTGAAAACAGAGCTTTTATATCCATTAGACGTAAGAAAAGAAACGATGCGTGAAGAAATGGATAAATTTGAAAATTACTGTTTAGCGTACGGTGTACAAGGAAAGAGGTGGACTTCAGAGGATCCATGGATGTATCGCCGTTATCGTTCTCTTGATGATACGAACGGGATGATTACAGACAGTGAACGTGAAATGGAAGAGAAAATAAATAGGTTACGTGACGTTGTAAGAACACCTGTTATTCGCATGCAAAAAAGGTTAAAGCGTGCAGGAACAGTTATGCAAATGTGTGAAGTAGTTTACTTATTTTTAGAAGAACTGGATGTTCCGAAGAAGCTAGAAGAATTACGTATACGTGCAGAAGAAAGTGGAGATTTCTTATTTGCGACAGATCATGAACAAGTATGGGAAGAAGTAATGAGTCTTCTTGATACATTTGTAGAGATGCTTGGTGAAGAGAAAATGTCTCTTTCTATGTTTACGGACGTTATGTCGACAGGTCTTGAGGCACTTCAATTTGCTAACATTCCGCCGTCATTAGACCAAGTGTTAATTGCTAATATTGATCACTCCAGGTTATCTGACGTGAAAGCAACGTTTATTATAGGTGTAAATGAGGGGGTCATTCCAGCAGCACCTATGGATGAAGGTATGCTTTCTGATGAGGAAAGAGAAGTTCTTGGTGCGGCAGGGATTGAATTAGCGCCAACGACGAGACAAACTTTGTTAGAAGAACAGTTCGTTATGTATCAAATGGTAACGAGAGCGTCTGAGAGGTTATACATTTCATGCCCGCTTGCAGATGAAGAAGGAAAGACGTTACTTGCGTCTAGCTTTATTAAGAAAATAAAAAGAATGTTCCCTAATGTGAAAGATTCATTTATTACGAATGACGTAAATGATTTATCACGTTCAGAACAAATTTCATACGTAGCAACGCCAGAAGTAACGTTATCTTACGTTATGCAGCAACTACAAACGTGGAAGCGATACGGATTTGAAGGGAATTTAGACTTTTGGTGGGACGTATACAACTTCTACGTAACTTCAGATGAATGGAAACAAAAAAGTAGCCGCGTTTTATCAAGTTTATTCTATCGAAATCGTGCGAAGAAACTAAGTACAGCAGTAAGTAGAGATTTATATGGAGATATAATTAAAGGAAGCGTCTCTCGTATGGAACTATTTAACCGTTGTGCATACGCTCATTTTGCACAGCACGGTTTATCACTTAGAGAGCGTGATATTTTCAAGCTTGATGCACCGGACATCGGCGAATTATTCCATGCGGCATTAAAGAAAATTGCGGACAAGTTATTGCGTGAAAACCGTACTTGGTCGGATTTATCCATAAAAGAGTGCGAGCATCTTTCTGTTTTAGTAATAGAAGAAATTGCACCGTTATTACAACGACAAATTTTATTAAGTTCAAACCGTCATTTCTATTTAAAACAAAAACTACAACAAATCATTTTCCGTACGTCAATCATTCTTCGTGAACATGCGAAGTCGAGCGGATTCGTACCAGTTGATTTAGAAGTGCCATTCGGTATGGGCGGTACAGGATCACTTCCGCCGATGGAATTCTCACTACCAAATGGTGTGAAGATGGAAGTAGTCGGCCGTATTGACCGTGTTGATAAGGCAGAAGATGAGAACGGGACGTTCTTACGTATTATTGATTATAAATCAAGTTCAAAAGCGTTAGATTTAACAGAAGTGTATTACGGATTAGCACTTCAAATGTTAACGTATTTAGATGTTGTTACTTCGAATGCACAGATGTGGATGAAAAAAGGCCAAGCAGCATCACCAGCGGGTGTATTGTATTTTCATATCCATAATCCAATTGTTGAAATGAAAGGTGACGCATCTGAAGCCGAAATTGAAAAAGAAATTTTAAAGAAATTTAAAATGAAAGGACTCGTATTAGGAGATGCTGACGTTGTTCGTTTAATGGATAACAAACTTTCAACAGGAAGTTCAGATATTATTTCTGCTGGCCTGAAAAAAGACGGTAGCTTTAGTGCGCGTTCAAGTATTGCAAGTGAGCAAGAGTTTAACGTACTGCAAAAATATGTACACCATACGTTTGAAAATATCGGAAAAGATATTACAGAAGGTGTTATCGATATTGCTCCTTATAAAATGGGAAATAAAGCAGCGTGCACGTTCTGTAACTTCAAATCTGTTTGTCAATTTGATGAGTCACTTGAAGATAATCAATTCCGTACGTTAAAAGATATGAAAGATAGTGAAGCGATGGAGAAAATAAGAGAGGAGGTTGGCGGAGAATGA
- the gerPF gene encoding spore germination protein GerPF, with protein MPSVVGNLVVQNSNGSFNLGDFYNVSPKENTKAYNGSGASNVGFVVNTFNGVSATNTFDSDVADQDQIGTA; from the coding sequence ATGCCTTCGGTTGTAGGAAATCTCGTCGTTCAAAATAGTAACGGCTCTTTCAACTTAGGAGATTTTTATAACGTATCTCCGAAAGAAAACACGAAAGCTTATAACGGATCTGGGGCTTCCAATGTTGGATTTGTCGTAAATACGTTTAACGGTGTTAGTGCAACAAATACGTTTGATTCTGATGTGGCGGATCAAGATCAGATTGGAACAGCGTAA